In Chitinophaga varians, the following are encoded in one genomic region:
- a CDS encoding DUF3823 domain-containing protein: MLQRNIVTLLALLAILAGCKKDNYDPPSSILKGRVVYNKEALGLRSNGVQMELWQHGYQLFNKIPVYIDQDGRFQAVLFNGQYKLTLLRGNGPWQDNTDSIDVNVNGSTEIDLAVTPFFTVGGTTFSYQPADSSVTATFTISQVVSGKTLESATLYVGATQFVDAINQIELTDVSPLATGTQLTAKVSLKSSKYSSSADRVKQLNLLSLYNKKYCYARIGVKTSGVAERIYSTVQQLKLP; the protein is encoded by the coding sequence ATGTTACAGAGAAATATAGTCACGCTGCTGGCCCTGTTAGCCATACTGGCCGGCTGCAAAAAAGACAATTATGATCCACCGTCCTCCATCCTCAAAGGCCGTGTAGTGTATAATAAGGAGGCCCTGGGCCTTCGTTCCAACGGGGTGCAGATGGAGCTGTGGCAGCACGGGTACCAGCTGTTTAATAAGATACCCGTGTACATTGACCAGGACGGCCGGTTCCAGGCCGTGCTGTTTAACGGACAGTACAAGCTGACATTACTGCGGGGCAACGGTCCGTGGCAGGACAATACCGATTCCATTGATGTGAACGTGAACGGCAGTACGGAGATTGACCTGGCGGTGACCCCGTTTTTCACCGTAGGAGGGACTACATTCAGTTATCAGCCGGCAGACAGCAGTGTTACCGCCACGTTTACCATCAGCCAGGTGGTCAGTGGTAAGACACTGGAATCTGCCACGCTGTATGTGGGGGCCACGCAATTTGTGGACGCCATCAACCAGATAGAACTGACCGATGTATCGCCCCTGGCCACCGGAACACAGCTGACCGCCAAAGTCAGTTTAAAGTCGTCCAAATATAGCAGCAGTGCCGACAGGGTAAAGCAGTTGAACCTGCTTAGTTTGTACAACAAAAAATACTGTTACGCACGGATCGGCGTAAAAACCTCCGGGGTGGCGGAAAGGATATACAGTACCGTGCAGCAGCTGAAGCTGCCGTAA
- a CDS encoding RagB/SusD family nutrient uptake outer membrane protein, which translates to MKNTAYYMMMLLLLLLGAACKKDWLERKPKTILLEEQVWNDPKQILALLANYYDRLPTDMGMTGNWANMADYDDAMWSGYSGNDGRNNITTYPYNRWALWEYELIRDINLALEGIDRYSVSLPADQKKQFSAELRFLRAYVYFEMVKRMGGVPLITKQLIYDYSGDPTPLQVPRAKESEVYDFIAAEMDAIQGDLGNIISNTGSNKSASNTRANKYTALALKSRAMLYAGSLAKYNNIAGNVNITLPNGEVGIPASKADAYYQQSLNASKEIISSGFYSLYRNNPNKGENFYEAVVNKIANREAIFVQDFLNPTKRHLFSYDNIVRSIREDNLSSSGITPSLGLVESFEYLDGTPGTLKTRTADNSDYIYYDKPQDIFANKDARLYGTVIYPGAGFKGQTIEMQAGVKAWDAAANRFNTIEGADLSSNWTDGKLLVGSAGPHRDIQEVSTTGFYLRKFIDAGTGTSTRGIQSTVWWVRFRLGEIYLNAAEAALELGQMSEALTYVNELRERAGFPANSLAMLTIDKLRNERRVELAFEDHRVWDLKRWRIADKLWNGDAGNPNDMVYGLYPYRVVKPGDPARDGKYVFDKVLPPRFRVPRFFRIGNYYSQIDQSWINNNPKLVPNPNH; encoded by the coding sequence ATGAAAAATACTGCCTATTACATGATGATGCTCCTGTTGTTGCTGTTAGGGGCGGCCTGTAAAAAAGACTGGTTGGAACGGAAACCCAAGACCATCCTGCTGGAAGAACAGGTGTGGAACGATCCCAAACAGATACTGGCATTGCTGGCGAATTATTATGACCGTCTCCCTACCGATATGGGCATGACCGGCAACTGGGCCAATATGGCCGATTATGACGATGCCATGTGGTCCGGCTATTCCGGCAACGATGGCCGCAACAATATCACCACCTATCCGTATAACCGCTGGGCGCTGTGGGAATATGAACTGATCAGGGACATTAACCTGGCCCTTGAAGGTATTGACCGCTACAGTGTCAGTCTGCCTGCTGACCAGAAAAAACAATTTTCGGCGGAGCTGCGGTTCCTGCGGGCGTATGTTTATTTCGAAATGGTGAAAAGAATGGGCGGCGTGCCGCTGATCACCAAACAGCTGATATATGACTATAGCGGCGATCCTACGCCACTGCAGGTGCCCCGTGCCAAAGAAAGCGAAGTATATGATTTTATTGCCGCCGAGATGGACGCCATTCAGGGCGACCTGGGCAATATTATCAGTAACACAGGCTCCAACAAGTCGGCCAGCAATACCCGCGCCAACAAATATACCGCGCTGGCCCTGAAGAGCCGTGCAATGTTATACGCCGGTTCGCTCGCCAAATACAATAACATCGCCGGCAATGTCAATATCACGTTGCCCAATGGAGAGGTGGGCATCCCGGCATCGAAGGCGGATGCTTACTACCAGCAGTCGCTGAACGCCTCCAAAGAAATTATCAGCAGCGGTTTTTATTCGCTGTACCGCAACAACCCCAATAAGGGCGAAAATTTCTATGAAGCGGTGGTCAATAAAATCGCCAACCGGGAAGCCATTTTTGTGCAGGACTTTTTAAATCCTACCAAAAGACATTTGTTCTCTTACGACAATATTGTTCGCAGTATCCGGGAAGATAACCTGTCGTCTTCCGGTATTACGCCGTCTTTGGGACTGGTAGAGAGTTTTGAGTATCTCGATGGTACGCCCGGTACCTTAAAAACGCGGACAGCGGACAATTCCGACTACATTTATTACGATAAGCCGCAGGATATTTTTGCCAATAAAGATGCGCGCCTGTATGGCACGGTGATCTATCCCGGCGCCGGCTTCAAGGGGCAGACCATCGAAATGCAGGCAGGCGTGAAAGCCTGGGATGCCGCTGCCAACCGGTTTAATACCATCGAGGGGGCGGACTTAAGTTCGAACTGGACGGACGGCAAACTGCTGGTAGGAAGCGCCGGTCCTCACCGCGACATCCAGGAAGTAAGCACCACTGGTTTTTATCTCCGTAAGTTCATTGATGCCGGCACGGGCACGAGTACACGCGGTATTCAAAGTACGGTTTGGTGGGTACGTTTCCGGCTGGGAGAAATATATCTCAATGCCGCAGAAGCCGCGCTGGAACTGGGACAGATGTCCGAAGCGCTCACTTATGTCAATGAGCTGCGGGAGAGGGCGGGTTTCCCGGCCAACAGCCTGGCTATGCTGACGATCGACAAGCTGAGGAACGAACGCCGGGTGGAACTGGCATTTGAAGACCACCGCGTTTGGGACCTGAAACGCTGGCGCATAGCAGACAAACTCTGGAATGGTGATGCCGGTAACCCCAACGATATGGTGTACGGTCTGTATCCCTATCGCGTGGTGAAGCCCGGAGACCCGGCCAGAGACGGTAAGTACGTTTTCGATAAAGTGCTGCCGCCCCGTTTCCGGGTGCCGCGTTTCTTCCGTATCGGCAACTACTATTCGCAGATAGATCAATCGTGGATCAACAACAATCCTAAACTGGTACCCAATCCCAATCACTAA